The genomic segment TAAAAACCCAGAGAGAGATGGATTGCCGAGAGAAAGTAGAGCAGACAGAAATTTTGGCCTCATCTTGACTAAAAGGGGTGGGGATGAATGGAGTGGGGGAGAACGTAGGCGTGTTGCCGAACATCTCTGAAAGggcttaatttaaatttttaataaaagagtattttttttaacgTGGAGGTGTTTTATATATTACATGGATGTAATACATCTCTCATTTGTATAATTCTAGGTTAGGAGCTACGATTCCACATAACTGCAAGAGTAGTCTGAATATAGTAATAAAGGTATTTTACAATTTTACATGATGTTCCCAGCGTTTTGTTGGCATGATTTGCCGGGGCTAATAAAAGCTTGTGATTATCATATAAATGCTCTCCCCACTCCTCCCGTGGATGGGTTCAGGCTCCCCGCCCCCCGACACCTCGTTATCTGCGCTCACTTTAGCACAGAAGAGAGAGCATGCCCAGCCCACCTGCCCAGCTGGGCTCCTTGAAAATCCCGAATCAACAGGAAGGAATCGCCCTGCACCGAGCCTTCCAAAAACCTTTCCTCCCATCTGCCATGGGCAGGGCTCAGGGCCCTGACTTGGACTTCTCTCATCCAGATGGGAGACCCAGCTCCCGCCCCCATGCGGGTCGCCAGGTGTGACCGAAGCTCCACTACGGATACTTGATAACATCGCCTTCCCAGCAAGAATCTAACCCCACGGAACATCttcctttcttttacatttttattcttgGGGAAAATTCTGTCCACGCCGCCTCTGAGTGAATGCTCGCTGCTCTCCAAGCCCAAAGTTCACTAAAACTCCCTTGATTTACGGGCGGCTTCCGACTGCCAGCACCTGGCAGACACAGCAACCAACTCAGTCATAAACAGATCGCatacaatttaattttaatgtgCTCGTTAGTCGTAGCACATTTCAGACATAATTGTGAACGCAACACAAAATTATAGCAAAAAGACAATTTTAATGCTGCCGTAGAAAAGAGGGTTATATGAAGAGTCACATAATGGTGGTTCATTGTCAACAACAAAACAGGGCACAGAGTGTCTGTGCTGTTTACATGccaatattttatacataggTTCTCATATGGTGTCAGCTGTCAGTTACTTCTGCAAATTAActgccaaaaatggagaagaacAGAATCACTTGGAGAGCCGGTAACCACGGGTTACCTTTCATAAGCCTAAAGATAAAGCTGCAGTGTGGGATCTTGGGAGAATAATTaggaagaacaaaacagaaagttacCAATTGAAATAAAAAGGCGTCCTACAATATGGAACAGCAACCAAGAGGgcttataaataagtaaaagaggTTGTATCACAGAATGCCTCGTGACTTTTAAGCAAAGTATTACAGTACAAACATTTTAAAGGCTTTATCAATGTTTAGGAAATACAGtacaagttctctctctctctctttttttttgttctttttttttccttttcaaatagaCTTAACCCTTTGAGCACTGAGtttattttgagcattttttttttgatttctaataaatacctttaaaaataatgtgcAAAATAGTTATGATGCCTGCCATGGATGGATCTCCTGGCCTCGTTTATTCAGACTGCTCAAAACAAATGATAATATGATGctaataaatatgtataatttaaacGTGAACCTCTATCAATATAGATGTACTGTATAGCAAAACAAACAATCATACTTTGCTTTCAGATAATGTTTCTGTATACTTTATAAATGCTATCTGTGGTATCTTCTGTATAATTTACAATGTTTgcatgtaaaaaacaaaacccatagaccttaaaaaaaaaaagaaaaagaaatatacactATACATAGGCACAGCTTATGCCCAGAGCATAGCAGGTACATAAAACACTGTTGCTATAAATGCAGGAAAAAAGGTCATTTACCCACAATCACATTTTTCATAAGAGAGTCTGAAATCTATACAATATATACATCTATGTTTCaatgtgaaaataatattcttttaaatttcaaggCGTGTTATACCCCTGCAGACCTGCATAAATGGAGGTTCATATTATTAATTATAACTAAGCTGGTAAGGAGTTTAAAAAACAGAGCttcatacattattattattattttattttttaaccaaattAATGCAAAAGTGCTTCAAAGTACTCAGAGGGCTAAAGATGAAAGGGTGAAAAATGCCAGCACACTTGAGCCGCGTGGAAAAGTGTGCCCGGTTTCGTCATAAATGCTTAATTAAACTGTCTGTTAATGCATGCAGCTTGAAGCATCAGGGGATGCTCACAACTAAATCCCATTTACACAAAGTTCCAAACACTTACCACTGCGTTTTAACCTTCATATTTTACCAGTAACAACAGCTGAGTATGCACCTCTATTAAACACTGTACAGTTATACAAAACAGTCCAGCCCAGAGTGATTCTCTGCAGTTAAGATAAGAACATGTGCCAAGAACAAGACAGGGGGGCCTTAAGGTGCCTGCAACAGTTTCCCTCAAAGCGAATGACAGTCACTTTAATCAAAAGCAAACGCTACTGCTTCTCTAACTCAGAAACATACAGAAGGTGGTCCTCAGGGGACTTCCCGTGTGTTTTGCTGAGGTGAAGTTTAACCGCATGCTTGCTTGCAAAGGTCCGATTGCAAAGTTTGCACTGGTAGGAGGTCCCCAGGTCCTCCTCGGGGGAGGACGTCACCAGTTTTTCTGACGGTGACTTGGTTTGTGCTATCTGATTGTTAATCTGTTCAGTGGACAGTTTGGACAAATCCCGTAGCCGGAAGCCCAGGTGTGACTCGAGGTGGCTGATGTACGTGGAGGGAGTCCTGATTTGTGACGCGCAGTCATTACAAAAGAACACAGGGTGGCCGGTGTCCAAGTTTTTGAGGAACTTTGTTCCACCTGTCCTTCGCAGCTGGTACTTGACGTTGGCCAGCCAGTGGCTGATGGTGGTCATGGAGAGCCCGGTGAACCTGGAGATGTGCATGCGCTCCTGGGGGCTCAGGTCCGACATGATGTACTTGCCCTCCGAGGTCTGCCGGAGGCTGGCGGCGAACTGCGCCTGGAGGATGAGCAGGTGCTGGGGGTTCCAGTTTGACTGGCGGCCCTTCCTCTTCTGCGCGGGTGTCGCCTCCTCGGCCTCCTCCAGGGTGGCCCCGTCAATGTCAGACTTCTCAGAGATGCTGGAAGGGGTGGAGGACTTTGACGTGTGGCTCTCTGTCAAGTTCTTCAGCATATCGGATATATCTGACAAGGCGTTCTCGCGTAGCGGCGAGTTTGACATGAATGATACGACGGCAGATGTCTTTGCCGTTGTCACCGTGGATGAGGAGGTTGCCGGGGATGCGGACGTGGGTGACAAAAGCGCTGAACCCAAAGAGCAGCCTTTGTCACTCTTGCCTTTTGTCAAGTCTATGGGCTGGTCGTTGCTGACGTGGTAGAAATAGCGGTCGAGGTGGTCCGccttcttggactgcaagggcgGTGGGGTAGCCACCGCCGCCTTCTCGGCCAGGCTGTTGCTCATCTTGAAAAGCATGCTCATGGGGTCgagggcaggcagggagggcTTGGCGGCCTTGCCCAGGTGGATGTTCATCACCGACTGCAGGGCGCTCAGAGGGTTAACGAAGGGCTGCTCGGGTGGGTGGTCGGTGATGATGGCCGTGCTGCTGCTCAGGCCGCTGCTCATGGGCTTCACCAGGTCCTTGCCGTTCTCCACCGGCTCTGCCAGGGGGCTCCCCTCCTTGCAGCCGTCCCGCTGGGGGCTGGGGCTGTCCTCCTGGCTTTTGAAGCCCCCGTCGCTGGACGCCTCCATCTTGATGGGCTCGCTGATGTCGCTGCTGCACGGGGACGGGGTGGCCCGCTTGGGTGGAGAACGCTTGCCCTCGGGCTCCTTCATTTTCTCCTCGACTTTGGCAACTTTCTCGGTGACTTTTTTCACCAGCTCCTCCATGGCGTGAAAGTTTGTCTTGGGCATGGGGGAGTTCTGGCTGCTGGGTGGAGTGATCAGGGTCTGGTTCTTTGTGGGGGACACGATGTCACTGTTGCCAAACATGGGCTTCAGGGGTGTACTTTTCCCCGTGGAGCCCAGAGACAGCTTCATCATGTTGGGGAGCTGGTAGGCGGCGTGGATGCTGGGGTAGCCCCCCCAGCTGGGGGTGCCATTCTGGGCCTTGTTGATGGCCGACGTGACTGTGTTTTCCAGGGACTTGAGGATATCGAGCCCGCCCTTGGGGCTCTCTTCGAGGTCGTTCTCAGTCAAATAGTGGTACTTGGAAGAGATATCGTACTTCTCCTCCTCCTCGCaggccttctctttctccttgggCTTCTCTTCGAGGACAGCTTTCTCCTTGTCGGCTTCCTTCTTGACCTCCACGTTCAGTTTTGGGGAGATGCTAGCGGGTGTGTTGGAGGGGGATGTGAAGGTGGTGGCAGCCAGGGGCACGGACTGCACCTTCTCGTCCAGCAGGCTGGTGATGCTGGGCGTGACGGGCGTCTCCATGATGGGTTTCCCCTTCTTCATGGCCGAGTTGGTGACCTTGATGAAGTGGCCGGTCACCATCATGTGGGCCGTGAGCTCCTGCAGCGTGTCGTGCGAGCTGCCGCACTCCATGCACTTGAGGATCTGGGACTTGCGGGCCTCGAAGTGCCAGGCGTAGCTGGCCCCGTTCTGGTGGCCGTAGCGGTTATTTGGCGTGATGTACGGGTTGGAGTTCTTCTGAAGCGCGTCGTTTGTGTCCGCCACGGCAGCTTTGGGGGTGCCGCCGGTGGAATCCGGGGAGCTGGGCAGCTCCAGCTCCAGCGAGGCCTTCTTCCGAGCGGCTGGGATGATTTTGGCTGCGACGGGAGTGACGGGTTCCTTCAGAGGCACTTTTTGGTAGTGTTTCGTTTTGATCATATGGACACTCAAGTCCTGGAGGGACTCGAACGAGTGGCCACAGTACATGCACTTCAACACCTTCTGGGCATCCTCCTTGCCTTCCATCTCCAGCAGCGAGCGTTTGCGGGGCTTGGACCAGCGCTTGGGGTTGTTGTTGTCGGTCTCGTGGTTGTCGTCGCGGTAATGCCCCGTCTCGTTCATGTGCACCGTCAGCTCCACCAGGGTGTCGTAGGCGGCGCTGCAGTCTTTGCAGCGGAACTTGCTGGCCCCGGTGAAGATGGAGCCGTAGAGCTTGCTGCTCTGCCGGTACAGCTGCACCGTGCTGAACAGGCTGGGCTCGGGCAGCAGGCGGCTCTGGGACACCTGCTGCAGGGTCTTGGCCATGGCGCTCTGGTGCCAGTCGAAGCTCCCACTgccgcagctgctgctgctgctgctgctgctgctgctgctcccgtTGTTCTTCTCTGAGGACGGCTGGTGCAGGTTGAGGGTGAGGTTGGACCAGTAGGAGTTGGACAGGAAGTTGTTGTACACGGCCTTCATCTGCTCCAGGCTGTCAGACACGGTCGTGTCTTCTGGCGGGACGGTCACCTCCTTGCTCTCCTCTTCATTCTTGATGGAGCCGCTTTCAAAGTCGGCCATCCGGTCACTGGTCTCACTGATGTGGGACTCGCTGTCCATCTCGTGGCTGGAAAACTCGGCCGCCGGGGAGTTCTGGTAGCTGGGGCAGGTCTTGCTGAGCTCCTTTTCCGGGCACATGTACTTAGCCGACGGCTCTCCATCTGCAGGGCTCTCTTCTGGGTCTATGTCTTCATCTACCAGGGCGGCAGCCTTTAACTCATCTGAAACATAGGCTGCATTGATAACAGGTGGAATAGGTAGGACAGAAAGATGAGACAcatggaggagagaaagaaaaaagaaagcattagTACGTGTTGACCTTACCTAGAACTTTTTCTTGGCTCTTGGGGAAATGAAGCAAAGTAGACGGGcacatttatttgtaaaattaaatAGTTAAAATGTGGTGTTtctttggagcaaaaaaaaaaaaaatctgctcttCAAACATAATTTGCCACCTTATTCTTCTCAAGGGGCAACAGCttgaaattaaaactaaatttgaAATTAATGAAGCACATTCTGGAGGTGGCATTCATTTCTAAAGTAATAAATTACTTGTATCAACCTCAGAGACAGCAGTTCCTGTCTGTCAATTAATATGTCTTATGCTTCTCCTACCCCTAATGCATTTCTTAACAGACAGATTCACAATTTAAATTAAGCAAGCATTTTTTACTCATTACATTTTTGAGGCTCaatctttaataaatataaagcCCAAAAACATCAATACAATTTTTACGAAGTAAAAAGAAAGTACATCAATTGTACTAAATTAGAAACAagcttttgtgacttttttttttccttccttctggaaAAGTCGGTCTTATAAAAGCTTGGAGTAAGTTTCCTACCAGGGTCCAGGTGCTCATTCGTTCCAGATGGGAGGGAAGACCCTGACCCGCCACCACCCAGCCCTGGCCTGTCCcctgtgtgcacactcagtcattcTCAGCCACGGGCACACACACTATCCATGCAGAATTATGTCACAACAAGTTCAGGAAAATTGGTATGCGGTGCTCATTCCtgctgtataaatatatacaagacCTTCCAGTGGACCTTACAAATGTCAAAGTGTTTGCTCTTTAGACTACTTTGTCAATATTTACTCAGCATAAGCTTCATGGGCATCCAACAGGGATCCTGTCTTTCTGGAAGTAATGTAACTGGGGATGTGAATCCAGCCTGCACTTCCAAGCAGGTGGAAGTACTCTGAACAGGGCCAAGCAGCTGTGGGTTCTAGAAGATGCGCTCCAGAGATGGAAAGCCGGGAGAACACTGTGTTAACGGaactaaatgatttttttttttcattctaaattTGCATTCAGTGACTTTGGTTTTTTCTTACGGAACTTGCCTGACACTGTAAATCAAGTTGGACTGGGTCTTGTGACTAACTAGATGTGGCCAGCCCTGTGGTAAGTGACAGTGTTAAGGCAGAGAAGGGGTGAAAAGTAACTTCTTGTCAGCTCCTTAACACCAGTTTGCTTCCAAAGGCCAGCGGCTAAGGCTGGAATGCCACAAGTGCTAACATCGCATGACTGACTGAAAAGtcttaggaaagaaaaggaagctttGTTTGTGGCATTCACTCCCATGATGGTACAGATTTGCCCCCAAACCAATTTCGCACTAGGAAAAGTTACAAACAAAACAGTGAAATGACtccaagaagattccctggaagacaCACAGATATTCACCACCGCCCCCCGCCACCTCCTTCCATCCAGGTCAAGAGTGATATATTTTCGTTCCTAAGTCCCCCTTTGAGTACCATGATTTCTAAGCTGAAAAACTCCTGATGTCCCAGCACTGA from the Capra hircus breed San Clemente chromosome 18, ASM170441v1, whole genome shotgun sequence genome contains:
- the TSHZ3 gene encoding teashirt homolog 3; this translates as MPRRKQQAPRRAAAYVSDELKAAALVDEDIDPEESPADGEPSAKYMCPEKELSKTCPSYQNSPAAEFSSHEMDSESHISETSDRMADFESGSIKNEEESKEVTVPPEDTTVSDSLEQMKAVYNNFLSNSYWSNLTLNLHQPSSEKNNGSSSSSSSSSSSCGSGSFDWHQSAMAKTLQQVSQSRLLPEPSLFSTVQLYRQSSKLYGSIFTGASKFRCKDCSAAYDTLVELTVHMNETGHYRDDNHETDNNNPKRWSKPRKRSLLEMEGKEDAQKVLKCMYCGHSFESLQDLSVHMIKTKHYQKVPLKEPVTPVAAKIIPAARKKASLELELPSSPDSTGGTPKAAVADTNDALQKNSNPYITPNNRYGHQNGASYAWHFEARKSQILKCMECGSSHDTLQELTAHMMVTGHFIKVTNSAMKKGKPIMETPVTPSITSLLDEKVQSVPLAATTFTSPSNTPASISPKLNVEVKKEADKEKAVLEEKPKEKEKACEEEEKYDISSKYHYLTENDLEESPKGGLDILKSLENTVTSAINKAQNGTPSWGGYPSIHAAYQLPNMMKLSLGSTGKSTPLKPMFGNSDIVSPTKNQTLITPPSSQNSPMPKTNFHAMEELVKKVTEKVAKVEEKMKEPEGKRSPPKRATPSPCSSDISEPIKMEASSDGGFKSQEDSPSPQRDGCKEGSPLAEPVENGKDLVKPMSSGLSSSTAIITDHPPEQPFVNPLSALQSVMNIHLGKAAKPSLPALDPMSMLFKMSNSLAEKAAVATPPPLQSKKADHLDRYFYHVSNDQPIDLTKGKSDKGCSLGSALLSPTSASPATSSSTVTTAKTSAVVSFMSNSPLRENALSDISDMLKNLTESHTSKSSTPSSISEKSDIDGATLEEAEEATPAQKRKGRQSNWNPQHLLILQAQFAASLRQTSEGKYIMSDLSPQERMHISRFTGLSMTTISHWLANVKYQLRRTGGTKFLKNLDTGHPVFFCNDCASQIRTPSTYISHLESHLGFRLRDLSKLSTEQINNQIAQTKSPSEKLVTSSPEEDLGTSYQCKLCNRTFASKHAVKLHLSKTHGKSPEDHLLYVSELEKQ